The segment TAATTCAGGTAGTTCCATACTTTGCTGCACTAGCTTTGATTATCATCATGTTTGATGGTGGGTTAAATTTAGATATTAAACATGTAGTCAAAACAGCTCATTTCTCAGTAACACTAGCAATTCTTGGTTTTATTTTATCTGTAGCGATGATTACACTTGCGGCACATTTTGCATTAGGATGGCTATGGTTAGAGAGTATATTGTTAGGATCAATTGTAGGTGGAAGTAGTTCTGCAATTGTTTTTGGATTAGTGAGGAATATAAAAATCTCAGAAGAGGCAAAATCAATTCTTAGTTTTGAATCAGCACTAACAGATATTCTAGCCACAATTATTGCATTTATTTTGTTTGAAGCTGTCTTAGCTGGACATTTTGATTTGCAGACATTACAAGAGACGTTAGGCAGGGCAATAGTTGTGGGATTGGTTTTAGGATTTGGAGTAGGAATTCCTTGGATGTATGTATCAACAAAGCTTGGAAATGCCCAACACGCATACATGCTTACACTTGGAGTGTTGTTTGTTCTATTCTTTTTGGCAAATTCATTTGGAGAATCAGGTGCATTGACAGCATTGGTATTTGGATTAATGCTAGGAAACAAGAAACATCTATCACCCATTCTAAAATTCAAACTTCCAAAAATTGATTTAGATGATCCTACTCACAACCAGCTTACATTTTTGGTCAGATCATTTTTCTTTGTATTTGTTGGATTAATGGCAAGCTTTGGTCAGATAGAATATCTAGTATTTGGAATTTTAATTACAGTAGCTATCTACTATGGTAGAACAATTGTTTGCAAGGTAACTTTGACTAAAAGATTCTCCAAATTGGATAAAGCAGTTACAAACACCATGATTCCAAGAGGGTTGGCTGCGGCAGTACTTGCAACTTATCCAATTACATTAGGTCTGCAAAATGCAGAGGCCTATCCTCAGATGGTATTCTTTATTATATTATCATCAGTCGTTATTACCACAATTGGTTTAGCAAAATCAAAAAAGATTCCGCCACCAGAATCATTTGAGGGAGGATTTATCAAAAAACCTCCAGAAGATTCCAAGTAGATGAACGACTTATAATTTCTACGCGGGCCTTATATGCAAATTTATCTTTATTGATTGTATGGAAGAAATTCAATCAATCTCAAAAAAAGAAAACTCATCTTTTCAACATCTTACCTGGGAGGATATTCAGGGATTGAGTTGGACATTAGATGAAACTAGTTTTGAATTAAATGATAAAATATCTACTTATGCATGTGCATAAGTTTGATTTTTTTCAACATACAGAACTAGGCAATTTTAGATAATTTTGTGCCTGTCCTAAGATAATTTCTGATTCTTTTTCAAAAAATGACTTAATTATAGTTCTAGGGATTCTTTGAGACCTTTGTATCTATTTCTGATTGTAACTTCAGTAACATTTGCAGCTTCAGCAATATCTCGCTGAGTTTTATCCTCACCGTTTTTCACACATGACAAATATAATGCGGCAGCTGCTAATCCCATTGGATCTTTTCCAGCTGAAACCTCATTTTCTTGAGCCATTTTTAGAACCTTTACTGCATATCTTTTTGTTTTCTCCAGTATTCCTATTCTGCTTGCAATTCTTGCAACACATTGAATAGAATCAGTTACTGGCATCTTCAAGTCTAGTTCTTTGACTAGTAATCTGTAACATCTTGCAATATCTTTTCGTTTAATGTTGGCTGCTTGTTCTACATCTTTTAGATTTCTTGGAGTCTCAGTGTCACGACATGCAGCATAAAGTGCAGATGCCATCAATGCAGAAATTGAGCGGCCTCTAACCAATCCCTTCTCAAGGGCTTTTCTGTAAATGTAAGCTGCCTTTTCAATTACTGAATCAGAGATTGCTAGTTTGTCTTTTAATCTGTTTAATTCACTAAATGCTTGTCTAAAGTTTCTATCAACTGGCTCATGGACTTGGCTTCTACTATCCCAAGTTCTTAATCGCTCAATAGTACTCTTCATTGATGCAGTAAGTGGTCTACCAGATGCATCCTTGTTTACTGGATTAATTATAGTTGCAAGACCCATATCATGCATAGTAAGTGATGTTGGAGCACCTGCTCTTGCTCTATCTCCATGTTCGTCTTGTGTAAAGGATCTCCATTCAGGTCCTGACTCTTGTAGTTTTTCAGTAATTACAAATCCACACTTAGAGCAGAACATCTCACCTGATTCATTATCAGTGACAAGCTTACCTTGTGCACATCTAGGGCACATCTCTTTTGTTTTGCTAACCATATACGATTCTAGGGTACTCAGTAGTTTGGTATTTATGAATCATCAACTTTTTTTCTTTCGTTTTAGGCTCAATTTATGCCTGATAATAAGACAGAATAGGCAGAATTTTGTAATTATGATGAAAAGTATGAGGTTTTTTTGGTTAATTTTGATGTTGATTGGATTGGCAATATTACTGCCAAATGCATATGCAGGTAAAATTACACAAAATTATGAGGGAGGAATGGATATTGAAATTTCCTACCCTGATGAAATGGTAATCGGAAGAGAGGGAGTCATATCAATTCTAGTTAAAAATAACGGATGGGAAGAAAAACGAGATATTTTATTTGTGTTTTCAAATGATGGTAATACACTCGATGTTGGAAAATCAGATAGAATAATCATTGAGAAACTTGCACAGGGAGGATCTTATGGTGGAATTATTGATTTGAAAATTCCTAGTGATTCAAAGCCTGGAATTCATTTTCTTAATTTAAAATATTCTCATATACTTGTTGCAAATAATGAAACACCGCAAGATTCTATTTTTCATGACATAGCAATTCCAATTACGGTAAAAGAAGATGCTAATGTAAGAATTTATACAAAAATGCCTGAATCAATTTTTGCAAATGCAGAATTTCCTATTGAAGTTGAATTAGTATCTGAAGATATTGATATTACAAATGTTAACATAAAGATAATCCCACCTAAAGACATAGAATTTAGAGGAGAGACATTACATACATTCTCAAAAATTCAAAAAAACACTCCAGTTGGAATTACGTCACGAATCATTACGCCAACTGAGGAAGTAAATACTGAATACAAATTACCATTTGAAATTATTGTAATCTATACAGACGATGTTGGAGAAGAAAAACAGGACTCTCAAACTGTTTCAGTAATTCTAAGACCTAGAACATTTATGGAATTAACAACTGATGGTGGAATTTGGATAGGTGATTTTTTTATTGCACCATATGTTAGTTTAGGAACTATAATTGGAATTCCTGCAGGGACAATCATTTCTCTATTAATTAGAAAGAATCAAAAATCAAGTAAAAAACGTTCAAAAAAGAAAAAACTCTAAGATTCTAGTCGTGATTTTATTGCATCTAGGTATTTTTCATTAAACTCATTGAATATCTGAATTTTATTTTGAGCCAAAGCCATTGCTCCAGGTCTACTGTTTACATGTTGTTTAGCAGAATTTTGATTCTCTAAGAGTTTTTCAAGATTTTCCTTTGGTTGAGATTCTAAATTCAATAATAAAATCTCAAGTTCTTTCTCAAAAATATTCATAGTGTCTGGAATTGCAGGTGGTTGTGCACCAATGATTTCTTTGGTAGTAATTTTTCCAAAAACTTTTCTGTCTAACTCAAGCACAAGAATCTCATAGATTTGCGATATAAATTTAATTTTATTTTTATGCACTAAAAGTGAGTGCAGTGCAATCAAAGATTTTATCTTTGGATAGAATCTGTATAGTTTGATGACTTATTGTATTGGGAAATGTAAGAAATTCAAAGCCCTCAAGCCATCTGAGATGGGAAGATATGCAGCTGGCCAAAAACGATGTAATTATTGTGAGATTTTTGTAGAATATCCTGGAATTGCTTGTCCTTGTTGCAAACGACAGTTAAGATGTCTTCCTAGAAGTAGAAAAGGAAAAGAAAAGTACCTATCTCAAATAGAACAGAAAAGAGAGATTATTGTATAGAGATAGATTTCTTTTGTTGAATTTTTGTTGGTTTTGATTTTGGCAATATTATTTCTAAAACTCCATCAGTAAGCTTTGCCTTTACTTTTAATGTGGTTATTTTTTCTGAAAGAGGTAGGGTTCTATGATAAGATATCTGATTTCTCTCTTTTCTTAGATAGTTTTTCTTTTTCTCTTCTGATTCTTCTTTGTGTTGGCCTGAAATATGTAAAGAATTTTCAGTGACATCTAATTTTATTTCGTTTTTCTTGATTCCTGGAACATCAAGTTTTACCCTAAATTGATTTCCTTCATCTATTACATCACAAGATGTGTGATTAATTTTTGGCAAAGATGCTGGAAAACTTGAAAATGCTTTTTCCATTTCTTTTCTAAGATTTTCAATTGATCTATCAATATCAAACCATCCTGAGTAAAGAGATGGTGTGCTGACAGATTTTAATTTAGAAGATTTTTTTGTTGCCATAATTTGATTTGGAGATTATTTTTAATAAAATCAAATGATGAAAATCAAATTTGAAAATAATAATTCATGCCTAGGAACAATGTTTTATTTATAAGAAAATACTACAAGTAATGATATGGCAATTCCAGAAGAAATACAAGAATTTGTTGAAAAACATATCAAATTGATGATTTCTCAAACTGAGACATATCTTCCATTTATCAAAGTAGCATTTCCATACTCAAAAAATGTAGCTGATGGTGTTTACAATCTAATTATGGGTAGTGCATTATCTATTTTCATCAATCAATATACAATGAGAATGAAATATCCAACTGCAGAGGAATTTTCAGAGTTTGGAAAAATTGCATTAAAGTATAGAGATCAAGTAGATCAATTTTTCACATAACCTTAAGCTAATTCGCCAAGAAAGTGAACAGTATCATTAAGTACTATTACAGTTCTGTCTTTTGGAATGTGAAATAATTTTTTTGAGCCATTTGAAGATTGGATAATTAATTTTGAGAATGGATCTTTTAGTGATTTGTAGAGTACGCCTTTATCACTCACTGATTGTGACCAGTGTGTTCCTTGTACAAAAGAAATTGATTGAAACTTTACTACTTGATATGAATAAACCATTTCTAATTAATTATTAATGATAGCACTCATTAAGGATTTTCCTCCTATTAATGCAGCAATTGATAATCCAATATTTGCAACAATATTGATTACAAGCGCTCCATAGTGATTAGTCTCAAGAAGATTTGTAGAATCAAGTGCAAAAGAAGACATTGTTGTAAGGGATCCACAAAATCCTATTGCAGCAAAAAGAGAGTACCTACTATCAAGACTCCATTGTGCAGACAATATGATGAATACTCCTAGAATAAAGGCTCCAAGTACATTGACTATCAATACATTTAGTGGTAATGTATTGAAAAGCAGGGGGGATTCAATTACTTTGTATCTCAGAAAAGCACCAAGTACAGAACCGGCAGCTAAAAAAACAAATTCCAATCCTTTCATCTATCCAATTTAGATTATCAAACATTATTAGTTCTATTTGGGACAAATTGATAGATTTTATGCCTATTTTTTAAAATAGAATTACAGGTCCATGGTTTTTATAGCCTCAGCATTTTTTTCAGACTAAATGACCCTCAAATTAAGATGTGAAGATTATGGTTTTGAGTGCGAATACATTTTAGATGAAGAAAAAACTCTAGGCCTAATAGAGAAATTAAGAGATCATTTTGAAGAAGAACACGGAATTGATTATACTGTTGAAGCAGTTACTCAAATGATTACTAATCGTGGTCATTCTTTAGAATCAATAAAGAAGTAAAATTCTTTAAAAGAAATTTTTAATTTTTAACATTTAATACAAAGTATATTGTATTTGTGATAAGAATTTTGTTTGTAAAAGAATTCGAGGAAGTTTTAGTATCTAAAGTCAAGTTTTGAATCCAAAATTACCTGAACCAAATTATTTTTATTTTATAATCACCATTAAGAGCTAACTGTGGTAGAACATTATTCAAATGATTATGATGTCAAGTGTAAACTAGACGCTTGCAAAACCTACCCTGCAATAACAGATTCTGAAAGAGGAGAAATTGTTTGTGGGGGTTGCGGTCTTATCCTAGTGCAAAACATGCCTGACTCTTCATATGAAAACAATGGTTACAGTCAAGAAGACTTTATGAAACTAACAAGAACTGGTCCTGCTACATCACTTACAATGTTTGATAAAGGATTATCAACAGTAATTGGAGATAACAAAGATTCCTCAGGAAAGGCATTAACTAGTAAAACAAAATATGAATTCAATAGATTACGTACATGGGATCAAAGAAGTAAATCAAGAAAAACGGCTACTCTTAGCAAGGCCTTTACTTTACTTCATGCGATGAAGACAAAGTTGGGGGTTCCTGATAGCGTAGTAGAAAATGCAGCATATATTTACAGAAAAACAGTTAGTGCAAAACTAACCAGAGGGAGAACTATGGCATCATTGGTATCAGCTTCATTATATGCAGCATGTAGAGAAAATAACATTCCAAGAACATTAGATGATATTGCTAGTGCGGGTAATATTGAAAGAGGAGTACTATCAAGAGATCTGAGAACAATTATCAAAAAACTGGGATTAAGCCTTAATCAATATGATACAACATCATTTATCTCAAAAATTTCAAACAACATGAATTTGGATGAAAAAATCAAGAGAGATGCATATGATATTTTAATTAGATGTGAAAAAGAGCAAATCACTGCTGGAAAACATCCAGTTGCCCAAGCAGCTGCATCATTGTATATTGCATGTATCTTAAATGGTAAGAATATTAGCCAAAAGAAATTTGCAGTAGAATCTGGAGTAAGTGATGTTACAATTAGAAACAGAGCTGTAATGATTAAAAAAACATTAAAGCTTCTAGACTAGAAAATTTCCAAAAAAGCCTACAATTCTATTGCAGGAGAATAATTTTTATCAAAAATGACATTCTTTAGTTGATTTAGTAAATCCAATATTACTTTGATTTGTTCCATAGTAATCTCTTTGAGATTATCAATCATATCATTGAGTTCCAAAATTTCTTCATTTAGTCTTGATTTTTCATTTTGAAGAGTAGTGATTTGATCTTGGAGATTTGTATTTTGTTTTTTTAATTTGTTATTCTCTTCAGTTAATCTTTGTATTTTTTCAGATTCAGATTCTCCAGGGAATGGATCTGGAACTGGTTCTGGTTCTTGTTTTTTGATAGGATCAGGTCCAGGGGAAGGTTCGGGTATTTTTGGTGGTTCTGGTTCTTGTTCTGTTTCAAATGCATATGAGAATTCTAAATTAGTAATTAAGAAAAGCATAACAAATAATCCAAAAAGTTGATAGTTTTTCATTTAATTGTATCAAAAATAGTAGAACAATTTTGTATATGAATATGATTACTAACTTCTAAGAATAAAAGAGGTTTTACTTGTAAAAGTCAGGCTCTTGGTCTCGTTTTTGTTTTGGAAGATCTTCCATTACAGCTTGAACGACTTCGTTGTGATTGTATGTTAGATGTCTAAGAAATTTTGCAGACTCATCTGCTCTTTTCTTTTCATCAGCAAAAAGCATCTCTGGACTACTTAGTTCTGCCATCATAGTATTACACTCCTTGCATGGTTCAAAATCAAGATAGAGTTTCATAAATTAACCTAAATTTCCTTAGTATTTAGACTATTTTATGAAGTGATGGGCGGAGATTCTTTTTTTCTAGGTTTAACCTTTTCAATTGAATCTATAAGATCTTGTTGGGTAATCTTAATGGATTTGATGTTTCCAGTCTTTGAATTTACATATCTCTTTAGTGCTTCAGTTGCTGCTCTGTTTGTAACTGAGGCAATTTCTGCTCCACTAAAACCATCAGTTAATTCTACCAATTTTTCAATCTCAACATTGCTATCCAATGGCTTCTTTTTGGTGTGAATTTCAAAGATGTGTTTCCTTCCTCTTTCGTCAGGATTTGGAACCTCAATGATTCTATCAAATCTTCCTGGTCTTAGCAATGCTTCATCAACAATATCTAATCGGTTTGTAGCACCAATTATCAATACATTGTTTAGTTCTTCTAATCCATCAATTTCAGTTAGAATTTGAGACACCACATTTTCAGTTACATGAGAACCTGAATCACTACTACCTCTTCTAGGGACTAGGGCATCAAGTTCATCTAAGAAAATAATACATGGTGCTGCCTGTCGTGCTTTTCTAAATATTTCTCTAACTCCTTTTTCAGATTCACCAACCCACTTTGAAAGAAGTTCAGGACCTTTAATACTGATAAAGTTTGATTCAGTCATCTTTGCAAGAGCTTTTGCAATTAGGGTTTTACCAGTTCCAGGTGGACCATGAAGTAAGATTCCTTTTGGTGTTTCTACATTAACATATTCATATGCTTCTTTGTATTTCATTGGCCATTCTACCGCTTCACGTAATTCTTCTTTAAGTTCTTCAAGACCACCAACATCATCCCAACTAACGTTTGGGATTTGTACTTGGACTTCTCTTAATGCACTGGGTCGTACTTCTTTTAGTGCTTCTTTGAAATCATCGCTGGTAATCTGGATTTTTTGAAGAATTTCTGAAGAAATTTTATCTTCATTAAGATCAATCTCGGGTAAAATTCTGCGAAGAGATCTCATTGCAGCCTCTTTTGACAATACTTCTAAATCGGCCCCAACAAAACCATGAGTAGTCTTGGAGATTTTCTTAAGATCTACTTTCTCGTCAATTGGCATTCCACGTGTATGAATTGAAAGAATGTCAAACCTTCCTTCCTCATCAGGTATTCCAATCTCAATCTCTCTGTCAAATCTTCCTGGTCTTCTTAATGCAGGATCAATTGAATCGGGTCTATTTGTAGCTGCAATTACTACTACCTTTCCCCTTGATTTCATCCCATCCATTAATGTTAATAATTGAGATACAATTCTTTTCTCTACTTCTCCTGATACTTCATCTCTTTTTGGAGCAATGGAGTCAATCTCATCAATGAATATTATGCTTGGTGCGTTTTCTTCAGCTTGATTAAATATTTCTCGAATTCTTTCTTCACTTTCTCCATAATATTTACCCATAATTTCAGGGCCACTCAATGAGATAAAGTGAGCATTTGTTTCACCAGCTACCGCTTTGGCAAGAAGTGTCTTTCCTGTACCTGGAGGACCATAAAGGAGGACTCCTTTTGGAGCTTCTACACCAATTTTCTCAAATAATTCAGGGTGTCTCATTGGAAGCTCAACCATCTCTCGAATTTTCTGAACTTCATTTTTTAGACCACCAAGTTCATCATAAGTAATTCTTGGAACAGATGCATCAATTGCCTTTGTCATTGCTCCAAGTTTGAATTCTGTTTTTTCTGTAACAATTACTGGTTTTGATGGTTTGGTACTTGTAACAACAAATTGAACTCTTCCTCCCATCTGAGTTTTCAGAGATACTGAATCTCCTGTAGTAAATACATGATTAAGATAATTATAGATCATATAATCTTGCAATCCTTCTGTTGCAATTTTTTCAGTTGGAGACAAAACAATTTGTTCAGCTTGAGCAGCTTCTACTGATTTTAAGGAAATTTTATCATCAATCCCTGCACCAATATTTTGTCTTGTTATTCCATCTATTTTGATGATTCCAGAGCCATATTCTTCAGGATTTCCGGGCCATAGTTTAACATGT is part of the Nitrosopumilus sp. genome and harbors:
- a CDS encoding cation:proton antiporter, which produces MNPIIFSVLGLIRGQIDGILPISDFDHTMILDKFVELQSSISALSIHDGPIASAHVILLAAGVVIFLGVAGEAFFKKTGIPDVAFLMILGVIIGPVFGLIQPEAVIQVVPYFAALALIIIMFDGGLNLDIKHVVKTAHFSVTLAILGFILSVAMITLAAHFALGWLWLESILLGSIVGGSSSAIVFGLVRNIKISEEAKSILSFESALTDILATIIAFILFEAVLAGHFDLQTLQETLGRAIVVGLVLGFGVGIPWMYVSTKLGNAQHAYMLTLGVLFVLFFLANSFGESGALTALVFGLMLGNKKHLSPILKFKLPKIDLDDPTHNQLTFLVRSFFFVFVGLMASFGQIEYLVFGILITVAIYYGRTIVCKVTLTKRFSKLDKAVTNTMIPRGLAAAVLATYPITLGLQNAEAYPQMVFFIILSSVVITTIGLAKSKKIPPPESFEGGFIKKPPEDSK
- a CDS encoding TFIIB-type zinc ribbon-containing protein; amino-acid sequence: MVSKTKEMCPRCAQGKLVTDNESGEMFCSKCGFVITEKLQESGPEWRSFTQDEHGDRARAGAPTSLTMHDMGLATIINPVNKDASGRPLTASMKSTIERLRTWDSRSQVHEPVDRNFRQAFSELNRLKDKLAISDSVIEKAAYIYRKALEKGLVRGRSISALMASALYAACRDTETPRNLKDVEQAANIKRKDIARCYRLLVKELDLKMPVTDSIQCVARIASRIGILEKTKRYAVKVLKMAQENEVSAGKDPMGLAAAALYLSCVKNGEDKTQRDIAEAANVTEVTIRNRYKGLKESLEL
- a CDS encoding Hsp20/alpha crystallin family protein, with product MATKKSSKLKSVSTPSLYSGWFDIDRSIENLRKEMEKAFSSFPASLPKINHTSCDVIDEGNQFRVKLDVPGIKKNEIKLDVTENSLHISGQHKEESEEKKKNYLRKERNQISYHRTLPLSEKITTLKVKAKLTDGVLEIILPKSKPTKIQQKKSISIQ
- a CDS encoding CrcB family protein produces the protein MKGLEFVFLAAGSVLGAFLRYKVIESPLLFNTLPLNVLIVNVLGAFILGVFIILSAQWSLDSRYSLFAAIGFCGSLTTMSSFALDSTNLLETNHYGALVINIVANIGLSIAALIGGKSLMSAIINN
- a CDS encoding DUF1059 domain-containing protein is translated as MTLKLRCEDYGFECEYILDEEKTLGLIEKLRDHFEEEHGIDYTVEAVTQMITNRGHSLESIKK
- a CDS encoding transcription initiation factor TFIIIB, with amino-acid sequence MVEHYSNDYDVKCKLDACKTYPAITDSERGEIVCGGCGLILVQNMPDSSYENNGYSQEDFMKLTRTGPATSLTMFDKGLSTVIGDNKDSSGKALTSKTKYEFNRLRTWDQRSKSRKTATLSKAFTLLHAMKTKLGVPDSVVENAAYIYRKTVSAKLTRGRTMASLVSASLYAACRENNIPRTLDDIASAGNIERGVLSRDLRTIIKKLGLSLNQYDTTSFISKISNNMNLDEKIKRDAYDILIRCEKEQITAGKHPVAQAAASLYIACILNGKNISQKKFAVESGVSDVTIRNRAVMIKKTLKLLD
- a CDS encoding CDC48 family AAA ATPase, with amino-acid sequence MSEIILKIAEIPQQHVGRGRAIVDPKIIEDQNWSTGQILELTFNKKTHVKLWPGNPEEYGSGIIKIDGITRQNIGAGIDDKISLKSVEAAQAEQIVLSPTEKIATEGLQDYMIYNYLNHVFTTGDSVSLKTQMGGRVQFVVTSTKPSKPVIVTEKTEFKLGAMTKAIDASVPRITYDELGGLKNEVQKIREMVELPMRHPELFEKIGVEAPKGVLLYGPPGTGKTLLAKAVAGETNAHFISLSGPEIMGKYYGESEERIREIFNQAEENAPSIIFIDEIDSIAPKRDEVSGEVEKRIVSQLLTLMDGMKSRGKVVVIAATNRPDSIDPALRRPGRFDREIEIGIPDEEGRFDILSIHTRGMPIDEKVDLKKISKTTHGFVGADLEVLSKEAAMRSLRRILPEIDLNEDKISSEILQKIQITSDDFKEALKEVRPSALREVQVQIPNVSWDDVGGLEELKEELREAVEWPMKYKEAYEYVNVETPKGILLHGPPGTGKTLIAKALAKMTESNFISIKGPELLSKWVGESEKGVREIFRKARQAAPCIIFLDELDALVPRRGSSDSGSHVTENVVSQILTEIDGLEELNNVLIIGATNRLDIVDEALLRPGRFDRIIEVPNPDERGRKHIFEIHTKKKPLDSNVEIEKLVELTDGFSGAEIASVTNRAATEALKRYVNSKTGNIKSIKITQQDLIDSIEKVKPRKKESPPITS